In the genome of Sporichthya brevicatena, one region contains:
- a CDS encoding maltokinase N-terminal cap-like domain-containing protein, protein MDRSDELARWLTGQRWFAGKGREIARAEASRIGRLHDDPAADLLAVAVTYAEDADDPAAGGETYSVPVSYRSEPDPNLAHALIGHWAPAEGEPPQYAYDATHDKETTAAWLTGMAAGRYAGSLTFHRDSTALPLPANEPSRVIGGEQSNTSLVFGDLSDGPKAILKVFRRLVAGTNPDVELLHALGQAGNTSVPALLGWVDGEWAGPDGDPQHGTLAIATEFFPSATDGWDLALASVRALYADDDPDPAASGGDFAGEAYRLGQATASVHADLARVLGSVTWSAAEVADLAATLRKRLDAAVAAVPDLAPFAEEIAARYAELPAAARNLVGQRVHGDLHLGQALRTDTGWKILDFEGEPARPIAERSAPQTALKDVAGMLRSFDYAARQLFSGADPADPASRPGAEERAAAWAARNSRAYCAGYADVAGADALADPVPLTALVLDKAVYEVVYETRNRPDWVDVPLGAIRRMLAAPVLGDVLTGGRS, encoded by the coding sequence ATGGACAGAAGTGACGAGCTCGCCCGCTGGTTGACCGGCCAACGGTGGTTCGCGGGCAAGGGCCGCGAGATCGCCCGGGCAGAGGCCTCGCGGATCGGGCGTCTGCACGACGACCCCGCGGCCGACCTGCTGGCGGTCGCGGTGACCTACGCGGAGGACGCCGACGACCCCGCGGCGGGCGGGGAGACGTACTCGGTGCCGGTGTCCTACCGGTCCGAGCCCGACCCGAACCTGGCCCACGCGCTGATCGGCCACTGGGCCCCGGCCGAGGGCGAGCCCCCGCAGTACGCCTACGACGCGACGCACGACAAGGAGACGACGGCGGCCTGGCTGACCGGCATGGCCGCCGGGAGGTACGCGGGCAGCCTGACCTTCCACCGTGACTCGACGGCGCTGCCGCTGCCCGCGAACGAGCCCTCGCGCGTGATCGGCGGCGAGCAGTCCAACACCTCGCTCGTCTTCGGCGACCTCTCCGACGGTCCGAAGGCGATCCTCAAGGTGTTCCGCCGCCTCGTCGCCGGCACCAACCCGGACGTCGAGCTGCTGCACGCGCTCGGACAGGCCGGCAACACGAGCGTGCCCGCCCTGCTCGGGTGGGTCGACGGCGAGTGGGCCGGGCCCGACGGCGACCCGCAGCACGGCACGCTCGCCATCGCGACGGAGTTCTTCCCCTCGGCGACCGACGGCTGGGACCTGGCGCTCGCCAGCGTCCGCGCGCTGTACGCCGACGACGACCCCGACCCGGCCGCCTCCGGCGGCGACTTCGCCGGCGAGGCCTACCGGCTCGGCCAGGCGACCGCGTCGGTGCACGCGGACCTCGCTCGCGTCCTCGGCAGCGTCACGTGGTCGGCGGCCGAGGTCGCCGACCTCGCGGCGACCCTGCGCAAGCGCCTCGACGCGGCCGTCGCCGCGGTGCCGGACCTCGCGCCGTTCGCCGAGGAGATCGCGGCCCGCTACGCCGAACTGCCGGCGGCGGCCCGCAACCTCGTCGGGCAGCGCGTCCACGGCGACCTGCACCTCGGGCAGGCGCTGCGGACCGACACCGGCTGGAAGATCCTCGATTTCGAGGGCGAGCCGGCCCGGCCGATCGCCGAGCGCTCCGCGCCGCAGACCGCGCTGAAGGACGTCGCCGGCATGTTGCGCTCGTTCGACTACGCCGCCCGGCAGCTGTTCTCCGGCGCCGACCCCGCGGACCCCGCGAGTCGTCCGGGGGCCGAGGAGCGGGCGGCCGCGTGGGCCGCACGCAACTCCCGCGCGTACTGTGCCGGCTACGCCGACGTCGCGGGCGCGGACGCCCTGGCCGACCCCGTTCCGCTGACAGCTCTCGTCCTCGACAAGGCGGTCTACGAAGTGGTGTACGAGACGCGCAACCGACCGGACTGGGTCGACGTTCCGCTGGGGGCGATCCGCCGGATGCTGGCGGCGCCCGTCCTGGGCGACGTCCTGACGGGAGGCCGCTCATGA
- the glgB gene encoding 1,4-alpha-glucan branching protein GlgB, giving the protein MSRIQEKALTPMPVPREVLGRVVAGEHHDPHSILGAHPDGQGGVTIRALRPLADRVTVVVGSGPDAARHELTHEHEGVFVGVVPGEHAPDYRLEVTHDGTTTLLDDPYRYLPTLGEVDLHLIREGRHEQLWQVLGAHVRHYDGPAGTVAGTSFAVWAPNARGVRLIGDFNFWDGRAHPMRSLGSSGVWDIFVPGIGAGTHYKYEILGRDGGWRQKADPMAAAAEVPPATASVVYESSYTWNDEQWMTTRTSTAPTDRPMSVYEVHLGSWRPGLTYRQLAEELVSYVQEMGFTHVEFLPVAEHPFGGSWGYQVSSYYAPTSRFGSPDDFRYLVDRLHQAGIGVIIDWVPAHFPKDEWALARFDGTPLYEHGDPHRGEHPEWGTLIFDFGRNEVRNFLVANASYWLEEFHVDGLRVDAVASMLYLDYSRPEGQWTPNQYGGRENLDAVQFLQEMNATVYRRAPGAFTVAEESTAWPGVTRATHLGGLGFGFKWNMGWMHDSLGYVSHDPIHRQYHHHQMTFSMMYAYSENYVLPLSHDEVVHGKGSLLGKMPGDRWQKLANLRAYLAFMWAHPGKQLLFMGGEFGQESEWSEGRALDWWLLEHPEHAGLHRLVGDLNRVYVASAELWERDHDPSGFAWIDANDTGSNVFSFLRFAADGSALACVANFANTVHSEYRIGLPYAGRWTEVLNTDAEVYAGSGVGNLGGIDATEVPHHGLPASGCLTLPPLGAVWLRHGPA; this is encoded by the coding sequence ATGAGCAGGATCCAGGAGAAGGCCCTGACCCCGATGCCCGTCCCCCGCGAGGTCCTCGGCCGCGTCGTCGCCGGTGAGCACCACGACCCGCACTCGATCCTCGGTGCCCACCCCGACGGCCAGGGCGGGGTGACGATCCGCGCGCTGCGCCCGCTCGCCGACCGCGTCACGGTCGTCGTCGGCTCGGGCCCGGACGCGGCCCGGCACGAGCTCACCCACGAGCACGAGGGCGTCTTCGTCGGCGTCGTGCCGGGCGAGCACGCCCCCGACTACCGCCTCGAGGTCACCCACGACGGCACCACGACCCTGCTCGACGACCCGTACCGCTACCTCCCGACGCTCGGCGAGGTCGACCTGCACCTGATCCGCGAGGGCCGCCACGAGCAGCTCTGGCAGGTGCTCGGCGCGCACGTGCGGCACTACGACGGGCCGGCCGGGACGGTCGCGGGAACCTCGTTCGCCGTCTGGGCGCCGAACGCCCGGGGCGTGCGCCTGATCGGCGACTTCAACTTCTGGGACGGCCGGGCGCACCCGATGCGTTCGCTCGGCTCCTCCGGCGTCTGGGACATCTTCGTCCCCGGCATCGGTGCCGGCACGCACTACAAGTACGAGATCCTCGGCCGCGACGGGGGCTGGCGGCAGAAGGCCGACCCGATGGCGGCCGCCGCCGAGGTTCCGCCCGCGACCGCGTCCGTGGTCTACGAGTCGTCGTACACCTGGAACGACGAGCAGTGGATGACCACGCGCACGTCGACGGCGCCGACCGACCGGCCGATGAGCGTCTACGAGGTCCACCTCGGCTCGTGGCGTCCGGGCCTGACGTACCGTCAGCTCGCGGAGGAGCTCGTCAGCTACGTCCAGGAGATGGGCTTCACCCACGTCGAGTTCCTGCCGGTGGCGGAACACCCCTTCGGGGGGTCGTGGGGGTACCAGGTCTCCTCCTACTACGCGCCGACGTCGCGCTTCGGCTCCCCCGACGACTTCCGGTACCTCGTCGACCGACTGCACCAGGCCGGCATCGGCGTCATCATCGACTGGGTCCCGGCGCACTTCCCCAAGGACGAGTGGGCCCTGGCGCGCTTCGACGGCACGCCGCTCTACGAGCACGGCGACCCGCACCGGGGCGAGCACCCCGAGTGGGGCACGCTGATCTTCGACTTCGGCCGCAACGAGGTCCGCAACTTCCTCGTCGCGAACGCCTCGTACTGGCTGGAGGAGTTCCACGTCGACGGTCTGCGCGTCGACGCCGTCGCCTCGATGCTCTACCTGGACTACTCACGCCCCGAGGGCCAGTGGACGCCGAACCAGTACGGCGGCCGCGAGAACCTCGACGCGGTGCAGTTCCTGCAGGAGATGAACGCGACGGTCTACCGGCGCGCACCCGGCGCCTTCACCGTCGCCGAGGAGTCCACGGCCTGGCCGGGCGTCACCCGCGCCACGCATCTGGGCGGCCTCGGCTTCGGCTTCAAGTGGAACATGGGCTGGATGCACGACTCGCTCGGCTATGTGAGTCACGACCCCATCCACCGGCAGTACCACCACCATCAGATGACGTTCTCGATGATGTACGCGTACTCCGAGAACTACGTCCTGCCGCTCTCGCACGACGAGGTCGTCCACGGCAAGGGCTCCCTGCTCGGCAAGATGCCGGGCGACCGGTGGCAGAAGCTCGCGAACCTGCGCGCGTACCTGGCCTTCATGTGGGCGCACCCCGGCAAGCAGCTGCTGTTCATGGGCGGCGAGTTCGGCCAGGAGTCCGAGTGGTCCGAGGGCCGGGCGCTCGACTGGTGGCTGCTCGAGCACCCCGAGCACGCCGGGCTGCACCGGCTGGTCGGCGACCTCAACCGTGTCTACGTCGCCTCGGCCGAACTGTGGGAGCGCGACCACGACCCGAGCGGCTTCGCCTGGATCGACGCGAACGACACCGGCAGCAACGTGTTCTCGTTCCTGCGCTTCGCCGCCGACGGGTCCGCGCTGGCGTGCGTCGCGAACTTCGCCAACACCGTCCACAGCGAGTACCGGATCGGCCTGCCCTACGCCGGCCGCTGGACCGAGGTCCTCAACACCGACGCCGAGGTCTACGCCGGCAGCGGCGTCGGGAACCTGGGCGGCATCGACGCCACCGAGGTCCCGCACCACGGGCTCCCCGCGTCCGGGTGCCTCACCCTGCCGCCGCTCGGCGCCGTCTGGCTCCGCCACGGCCCCGCCTGA
- a CDS encoding ABC transporter permease: MWLIPLRDLQWRHRRFVLGAVATAVVLTLTLLLGGVGSALRGEADRAVQAVGADAWLVREGASGPFHTLAAMPDTVVDQVARAPGVASADPFVAASATTGGARTVDVTVIGYRPGGLGPPVPTAGRQPSRPNEALVDRSTGYAVGDTVSLSGINFTVVGQVEHMTMRGGVGNVYLNIRDAQSVLFKGNRFVTAVVVKGVPEVPAALGLRVLDTVDARSDALRPVDRQLDATHALRLLLWAAAILVVGATVHLAAAERTQDLAVLKVLGATTSTLAAGLALQAVVISLVAAAAAVLTAPLFAPALPLPTHFSMGSTIGLFAIAAVIGMLAGLAGLSRAARVEAIEALDA, encoded by the coding sequence ATGTGGCTGATTCCGCTGCGGGACCTCCAGTGGCGCCACCGACGGTTCGTGCTCGGCGCGGTCGCGACGGCCGTCGTTCTCACCCTCACTCTGCTCCTCGGCGGCGTCGGTTCGGCGCTGCGCGGCGAGGCGGACCGCGCCGTGCAGGCGGTGGGCGCCGACGCCTGGCTGGTCCGGGAGGGCGCGAGCGGGCCGTTCCACACGCTCGCCGCGATGCCGGACACCGTCGTCGACCAGGTCGCCCGTGCCCCGGGGGTGGCCTCCGCCGACCCGTTCGTGGCCGCGTCGGCCACCACCGGCGGCGCGCGCACGGTCGACGTCACGGTGATCGGTTATCGCCCCGGCGGGCTCGGGCCGCCGGTACCGACGGCCGGCCGTCAGCCCAGCCGGCCCAACGAGGCGCTGGTCGACCGCTCGACCGGCTACGCGGTCGGCGACACCGTCAGCCTGTCCGGGATCAACTTCACCGTCGTCGGCCAGGTCGAGCACATGACGATGCGCGGCGGCGTCGGCAACGTCTACCTGAACATTCGTGACGCGCAGTCAGTCCTGTTCAAGGGCAACCGGTTCGTCACCGCCGTCGTGGTGAAGGGCGTGCCCGAGGTCCCCGCCGCGCTCGGGCTCCGCGTGCTGGACACCGTCGACGCCCGCAGCGACGCGCTCCGGCCCGTCGACCGCCAGCTCGACGCCACGCACGCCCTGCGTCTGCTGCTGTGGGCGGCGGCCATCCTCGTCGTCGGCGCGACGGTGCACCTGGCGGCGGCGGAGCGGACGCAGGACCTCGCGGTGCTCAAGGTTCTCGGCGCGACGACCTCGACCCTCGCCGCCGGCCTCGCCCTGCAGGCCGTGGTGATCTCGCTCGTCGCCGCCGCCGCGGCGGTGCTCACCGCTCCACTGTTCGCGCCGGCGCTGCCGCTGCCCACGCACTTCTCGATGGGATCGACGATCGGTCTGTTCGCGATCGCCGCCGTCATCGGCATGCTCGCCGGGCTCGCGGGGCTCAGCCGCGCGGCTCGGGTCGAGGCGATCGAGGCGCTGGACGCCTGA
- a CDS encoding DUF3817 domain-containing protein yields MLATRIGRLRVVSLVEGVSYLLLLLISQWVLDWHPGVAVLGPIHGILFVAYVLGVLDLQRRMRWDNVTLVKLLGASVIPFATFFVERWLRTQHEPAEPGHADSRQAG; encoded by the coding sequence ATGCTGGCGACGCGGATCGGTCGGCTGCGAGTGGTCTCGCTGGTCGAGGGGGTCAGCTACCTGCTGCTGCTCCTGATCTCACAGTGGGTGCTCGACTGGCACCCCGGCGTGGCCGTCCTCGGGCCCATCCACGGGATCCTGTTCGTCGCCTACGTGCTGGGCGTGCTCGACCTGCAGCGGCGGATGCGCTGGGACAACGTCACGCTCGTCAAGCTCCTGGGCGCCTCGGTGATCCCGTTCGCCACCTTCTTCGTCGAACGCTGGCTCCGGACGCAGCACGAGCCCGCCGAGCCCGGCCACGCGGACTCCCGTCAGGCAGGATGA
- a CDS encoding tetratricopeptide repeat protein → MAQPPSPRIPTHGAVDLSALKARPTRPGEIPEPPARSAPPLAAGSALGVGPEHTGGADAGAAGHGGNPWVVEVTEENFGTEVMTTSMTVPVVIDFWAGWCQPCKQLAPIMEKLALEYEGRFLLATIDTDANQRLAQEIGIQSLPTILAVVGQQPVPLFQGALPEAQVRQYIEELLRVAAMNGVAGRAAPRGSAPAAAATSAEPVVPHADAYEAMVAGNLDEAEAKYAAVLADRPADRDAAEGLARVQLLQRVQGVDPDVALKTANERPADLAAVRLAADVEVASGIPEAGFTRLVEAIRVSGGDDRDALREHLLSLFAVLGADDPRVITARRALASALF, encoded by the coding sequence ATGGCTCAGCCTCCCTCTCCCCGCATCCCCACCCACGGCGCCGTCGACCTCTCCGCCCTGAAGGCGCGTCCGACCCGCCCGGGTGAGATCCCCGAGCCGCCGGCTCGCTCGGCTCCGCCGCTCGCGGCCGGCTCCGCCCTGGGCGTCGGTCCGGAGCACACCGGTGGAGCCGACGCCGGTGCGGCCGGACACGGCGGCAACCCCTGGGTCGTCGAGGTCACCGAGGAGAACTTCGGCACCGAGGTCATGACGACCTCGATGACCGTCCCGGTCGTCATCGACTTCTGGGCGGGCTGGTGCCAGCCGTGCAAGCAACTCGCGCCGATCATGGAGAAGCTGGCGCTCGAGTACGAGGGCCGCTTCCTGCTGGCCACGATCGACACCGACGCGAACCAGCGGCTCGCGCAGGAGATCGGCATCCAGAGCCTGCCGACGATCCTCGCCGTCGTCGGGCAGCAGCCGGTGCCGTTGTTCCAGGGCGCGCTGCCCGAGGCGCAGGTCCGCCAGTACATCGAGGAACTGCTCCGCGTCGCGGCGATGAACGGCGTCGCCGGCCGCGCCGCCCCGCGGGGGAGTGCGCCGGCTGCCGCGGCGACGTCGGCCGAGCCGGTCGTCCCGCACGCCGACGCCTACGAGGCAATGGTCGCGGGCAACCTGGACGAGGCCGAGGCGAAGTACGCCGCGGTGCTCGCCGACCGGCCCGCGGACCGCGACGCGGCCGAGGGCCTCGCCCGGGTGCAGCTGCTGCAGCGCGTGCAGGGCGTCGACCCCGACGTTGCGCTCAAGACGGCGAACGAGCGCCCGGCCGACCTCGCAGCGGTCCGCCTCGCCGCGGACGTCGAGGTCGCCTCCGGTATCCCCGAGGCGGGCTTCACCCGTCTGGTCGAGGCGATCCGGGTCTCCGGCGGCGACGACCGCGACGCGCTCCGCGAGCACCTGCTGAGCCTGTTCGCCGTCCTCGGCGCCGACGACCCCCGCGTCATCACCGCCCGCCGCGCCCTCGCGAGCGCCCTCTTCTAG
- the treS gene encoding maltose alpha-D-glucosyltransferase, with the protein MSGDAPIESNAPIESYSDTPASPPDPQWFKRAVFYEVLVRSFYDSNDDGVGDLRGLTEKLDYLAWLGVDCLWLPPFFASPLRDGGYDVADYTAVLPEFGTLGDFVEFVDAAHQRGIRVIIDFVMNHTSDAHPWFQASRTDPDGPYGDFYVWADDDKGYGDARIIFVDTETSNWTYDPVRKQYYWHRFFSHQPDLNFENPRVREAIMEALRFWLDLGIDGFRLDAVPYLFEEEGTNCENLPRTHEFLREVRAEVDRLYPDRVLLCEANQWPEDVVEYMGDGDECHMAFHFPVMPRLFMAVRRETRYPISEILAQTPKIPDNCQWGIFLRNHDELTLEMVTDEERDYMYAEYAKDPRMKANIGIRRRLAPLLDNDRRRLELFTALLLSLPGSPVLYYGDEIGMGDNIWLGDRDGVRTPMQWDPDRNAGFSNANPGRLTLPVIMDPIYGYQVTNVEAQMASPTSLLHFTRRMIEVRKANPAFGLGTFTDLGGSNPSVLSFLREYCPDPENPTRCDIVLCVNNLSRFAQPVELDLRRFEGYRPVELLGGVAFPLIGELPYLLTAPPHGSYWFRLDPPG; encoded by the coding sequence ATGTCCGGCGACGCCCCGATCGAGTCCAACGCCCCGATCGAGTCGTACTCGGACACCCCGGCGAGTCCGCCGGACCCGCAGTGGTTCAAGCGCGCGGTCTTCTACGAGGTCCTCGTCCGGTCCTTCTACGACAGCAACGACGACGGCGTCGGCGACCTGCGGGGCCTGACGGAGAAGCTCGACTACCTCGCCTGGCTCGGCGTCGACTGCCTGTGGCTGCCGCCGTTCTTCGCCTCCCCGCTGCGGGACGGCGGGTACGACGTCGCGGACTACACCGCGGTGCTGCCGGAGTTCGGCACGCTCGGCGACTTCGTCGAGTTCGTCGACGCCGCGCACCAGCGGGGCATCCGCGTGATCATCGACTTCGTCATGAACCACACGTCGGACGCGCACCCGTGGTTCCAGGCCTCGCGCACCGACCCGGACGGCCCCTACGGCGACTTCTACGTGTGGGCCGACGACGACAAGGGCTACGGCGACGCCCGCATCATCTTCGTCGACACCGAGACATCGAACTGGACCTACGACCCGGTCCGCAAGCAGTACTACTGGCACCGCTTCTTCTCGCACCAGCCCGACCTGAACTTCGAGAACCCGCGGGTGCGCGAGGCGATCATGGAGGCCCTGCGCTTCTGGCTCGACCTCGGCATCGACGGGTTCCGCCTCGACGCCGTGCCCTACCTGTTCGAGGAGGAGGGCACCAACTGCGAGAACCTCCCGCGCACGCACGAGTTCCTGCGCGAGGTGCGCGCCGAGGTCGACCGGCTCTACCCGGACCGCGTCCTGCTGTGCGAGGCGAACCAGTGGCCCGAGGACGTCGTCGAGTACATGGGCGACGGCGACGAGTGCCACATGGCGTTCCACTTCCCCGTCATGCCACGGCTGTTCATGGCCGTCCGCCGCGAGACGCGCTACCCCATCTCGGAGATCCTCGCCCAGACGCCGAAGATCCCGGACAACTGCCAGTGGGGCATCTTCCTCCGCAACCACGACGAGCTCACGCTCGAGATGGTCACGGACGAGGAACGCGACTACATGTACGCGGAGTACGCCAAGGACCCGCGGATGAAGGCCAACATCGGCATCCGCCGGCGCCTGGCCCCGTTGCTCGACAACGACCGCCGCCGCCTCGAACTGTTCACCGCCCTGCTGCTCTCGCTCCCCGGCTCCCCCGTCCTCTACTACGGCGACGAGATCGGGATGGGCGACAACATCTGGCTCGGTGACCGCGACGGTGTGCGCACGCCGATGCAGTGGGACCCGGACCGCAACGCGGGGTTCTCCAACGCGAACCCCGGGCGCCTCACGCTGCCGGTGATCATGGACCCGATCTACGGCTACCAGGTCACCAACGTCGAGGCGCAGATGGCGTCGCCGACGTCGCTGCTGCACTTCACCCGCCGGATGATCGAGGTGCGCAAGGCGAACCCCGCCTTCGGGCTCGGCACCTTCACCGACCTCGGCGGGTCGAACCCCAGCGTGCTGTCGTTCCTGCGCGAGTACTGCCCGGACCCGGAGAACCCGACGCGGTGCGACATCGTCCTGTGCGTGAACAACCTCTCGCGGTTCGCGCAGCCGGTGGAGCTCGACCTGCGCCGCTTCGAGGGGTACCGGCCGGTCGAACTGCTCGGCGGCGTCGCATTCCCGCTCATCGGTGAGCTGCCTTACCTCCTGACGGCGCCACCGCACGGCAGCTACTGGTTCCGCCTCGACCCGCCCGGGTAA